The Prevotella sp. oral taxon 299 str. F0039 genome has a segment encoding these proteins:
- a CDS encoding FtsL-like putative cell division protein: MKETETNKPLEVIDVVEIPQEALDEAAKTLQATKNDVVDSTQEAKEELPTLKEIIENRAIEDERPMNKNFTIQTVLGGDILIAAILRRQIWLIVLITFFIFLYIANGYRYQQQMIEYDKLKKELQDAKYKALSSSSELTEKSRESNVLEMLKNNNDSTIKIASDPPYIITIPEE; the protein is encoded by the coding sequence ATGAAAGAGACAGAAACAAATAAACCCTTAGAAGTGATTGATGTGGTAGAAATTCCGCAAGAAGCACTTGATGAGGCGGCAAAGACGCTACAAGCAACTAAAAATGATGTTGTTGATAGCACACAAGAGGCAAAAGAAGAATTGCCAACTCTAAAGGAAATTATAGAAAATAGGGCGATAGAAGACGAGCGTCCTATGAATAAAAACTTCACAATTCAAACTGTCTTGGGTGGTGATATCCTTATTGCAGCCATTCTTCGACGCCAAATTTGGTTGATAGTGCTTATCACTTTCTTTATATTTCTATACATTGCCAATGGTTATAGATATCAACAACAAATGATAGAGTATGACAAATTGAAGAAAGAACTGCAAGATGCAAAGTATAAAGCCTTGTCGAGTAGTAGCGAATTAACCGAGAAAAGCCGAGAAAGTAATGTGCTTGAGATGCTTAAAAACAATAACGATAGCACAATAAAAATAGCAAGTGACCCTCCTTATATCATAACAATTCCAGAAGAATGA
- the rsmH gene encoding 16S rRNA (cytosine(1402)-N(4))-methyltransferase RsmH: MVKTAETYHIPVLLNESIDGLNIQPGGIYVDVTMGGGGHSHEILKRLDVNAHLYSFDQDADAEANLKQNHGDDLLKDERFTFVRSNFRYLKNWMRYHGVEQIDGLLADLGVSSHHFDDESRGFSFRFESPLDMRMNKRSSRTAADIVNNYAEEALADIFYLYGELKNSRKIASLLVKARQEKRIETTGDFIAVVEPLFKREREKKDLAKLFQALRIEVNGEMSALKELLMSVVDMLKPGGRLSVITYHSLEDRIVKNIMKAGNIEGKIEQDFFGCINTPFKLINNKVIVPTDEEQEQNPRSRSAKLRIAEKK, from the coding sequence ATGGTAAAGACGGCAGAAACATATCATATACCAGTGCTTTTGAACGAAAGTATTGATGGATTAAATATTCAACCAGGTGGCATTTATGTTGATGTTACGATGGGTGGAGGCGGACATTCACATGAAATTCTGAAACGATTAGATGTCAATGCACACCTTTATAGCTTTGATCAAGATGCTGATGCCGAAGCCAATCTAAAACAAAATCATGGCGACGACCTGTTGAAAGACGAGCGTTTCACCTTTGTTCGTTCAAACTTTAGATACTTAAAGAACTGGATGCGCTATCATGGTGTAGAGCAAATAGACGGCTTGTTGGCAGACCTTGGGGTATCGAGTCATCACTTCGACGATGAAAGTCGTGGCTTCTCGTTCCGCTTTGAGTCGCCCCTTGACATGCGAATGAATAAACGTTCGTCGAGAACAGCAGCCGATATTGTGAACAATTATGCCGAAGAAGCATTGGCAGACATATTCTATCTTTATGGAGAACTAAAGAATTCACGCAAGATAGCATCGCTTTTGGTGAAGGCAAGACAAGAAAAAAGGATTGAAACAACGGGCGATTTTATTGCTGTTGTAGAGCCTTTATTCAAAAGAGAACGTGAAAAGAAAGACCTTGCAAAGCTGTTTCAGGCACTAAGAATAGAGGTGAACGGCGAAATGTCGGCTCTAAAAGAATTACTAATGAGCGTTGTCGACATGCTAAAACCAGGAGGAAGACTGAGCGTTATCACCTATCATTCACTCGAAGATCGTATCGTTAAGAACATAATGAAAGCAGGAAATATAGAGGGAAAGATAGAACAAGACTTCTTTGGATGTATCAATACACCGTTTAAGCTCATCAATAACAAAGTGATTGTGCCCACAGACGAAGAACAAGAACAGAACCCTCGCAGTAGAAGTGCAAAACTAAGAATTGCAGAAAAGAAATGA
- a CDS encoding TolC family protein, with product MMKRNNIFLLILLAIGVSSCKTPQATQVNSRTRLQLPTQYNGDTLTAKTTPTSWKMFFTDPQLKALIDSALVNNQDLKITLQQIAVAKSGMIAAKGAMLPSLSVGAEVGVSKAGRYTSEGAGNASTEMTPGKLIPDPLMNYHPGFAFDWELDLFGKLKSSKKAAVERYLATLEGQNAVRASLISQVASNYYTLLALDNKLTLIRKYIDLQRQAEKIAEIQKEADSDTELAVEKFKAELAKARSQEFVLKQEITECENALNLLLGRYPTPIQRDAKQLLNEDVKMVVIGLPSNLLSHRPDIRQAEHELAAAHWDVEAARKAFLPSVNISATLGLEAFNPTYLTRTPKSLAYSVVGGLTAPLINRKAIEANFQQADAAQLQALYEYDKILLTAYSEVCTLLSKHKNLVAYYALKEEEVKTLENSVEVSRQLYMNGRATYLDVLGAERDALDAQMELLETRQQQLSCVVDLYRSLGE from the coding sequence ATGATGAAAAGAAATAATATTTTCCTTCTTATTCTGCTTGCCATCGGAGTGTCATCTTGCAAGACGCCCCAAGCGACGCAAGTCAATAGCCGCACACGTTTGCAGCTACCCACGCAATATAATGGTGATACGCTGACGGCGAAGACTACGCCTACGTCATGGAAAATGTTTTTCACCGACCCACAACTCAAGGCACTTATCGACTCCGCTTTAGTCAATAATCAAGACTTAAAGATAACATTGCAGCAAATAGCTGTAGCAAAAAGTGGAATGATTGCAGCCAAAGGAGCCATGCTTCCATCGCTTTCCGTGGGGGCAGAAGTAGGAGTTAGCAAGGCCGGACGATACACAAGTGAGGGTGCCGGCAATGCTTCCACCGAGATGACTCCAGGAAAACTCATCCCCGATCCACTCATGAACTATCACCCGGGCTTTGCCTTTGACTGGGAACTCGACCTCTTTGGCAAGTTGAAGTCAAGCAAAAAAGCGGCTGTCGAGCGTTATTTGGCAACCCTAGAAGGCCAGAATGCCGTGCGCGCTTCACTGATTTCACAAGTCGCAAGCAATTATTATACCTTATTGGCTCTAGATAATAAGCTCACACTTATACGCAAATACATCGATCTTCAGCGTCAGGCGGAAAAGATAGCAGAGATACAAAAGGAGGCCGATAGCGACACAGAACTGGCTGTTGAGAAGTTCAAAGCAGAGCTTGCAAAGGCGCGTTCACAGGAGTTTGTATTGAAACAAGAGATTACTGAATGTGAAAATGCACTCAACTTACTGCTCGGTCGTTACCCAACGCCTATTCAACGAGATGCCAAACAGTTGTTGAATGAAGACGTGAAAATGGTCGTTATAGGACTTCCTTCCAATCTCCTGAGTCATCGACCCGATATCCGTCAGGCTGAACATGAACTCGCTGCAGCTCATTGGGACGTAGAAGCGGCGCGCAAAGCCTTCTTGCCTTCGGTAAACATTAGTGCCACTTTGGGACTTGAAGCCTTTAATCCTACCTACCTAACGCGTACGCCAAAGTCGCTCGCTTACAGTGTCGTGGGAGGACTAACTGCACCACTTATCAACCGAAAAGCTATCGAAGCTAACTTCCAACAGGCTGACGCCGCACAGCTACAAGCCTTATATGAATATGACAAAATACTGCTTACAGCCTATTCTGAGGTATGTACGCTGCTGTCAAAGCATAAGAATCTCGTCGCCTATTATGCGCTAAAAGAGGAAGAAGTGAAGACTTTGGAAAACTCGGTTGAGGTATCTCGTCAACTCTATATGAACGGACGAGCTACTTATCTCGATGTACTTGGGGCCGAACGCGATGCGCTTGATGCCCAAATGGAACTGCTTGAAACACGCCAACAGCAGCTTTCCTGTGTCGTAGACCTATATAGAAGTCTCGGAGAATAA
- a CDS encoding IS5 family transposase produces MKQKLSSPSFADLFLGERKVKQTFFSQINIVIDWTPIRAIIEVAYTKGYKSTGRPSYDSLVLFKIGLLRTWYGLSDGEVEDQVNDRQSFSRFAGIGMEDIVPDSITVCRFRNILVEADLYDTLLAEFNRQLEAKGIIVKRGAIIDAGITNSPRRPHGRKSYEVVEDRKEDENIEASEKAMLKEVVRPNVDTEARWVKKMGKLHFGYKRHTVTDENGMVLAEETTAANESYMKHLETPLKKAKLPRKALVYADKGYDSMENKETLKRMKLKCRIMHKGTRGHEITERQQRINVARSKIRYKVERSFGSMHRWFGAGIARYVGLSKTHAQHIMESIAYNLYRTPGIIVSNSIR; encoded by the coding sequence ATGAAACAGAAGTTATCCTCTCCCAGTTTTGCTGATCTATTCCTTGGTGAAAGAAAGGTCAAGCAGACATTCTTTTCACAAATAAATATAGTCATTGATTGGACACCTATTCGTGCTATAATAGAGGTGGCTTATACAAAAGGCTATAAGTCTACCGGCCGGCCCAGCTATGACAGCCTTGTTTTATTCAAGATTGGATTACTCCGCACTTGGTATGGTCTGAGTGACGGAGAAGTTGAAGATCAGGTTAACGACCGCCAGTCTTTTAGCCGCTTTGCAGGTATTGGCATGGAGGATATTGTTCCTGATAGTATTACCGTGTGCCGCTTTCGCAACATTCTTGTTGAAGCAGATTTGTATGATACGCTTCTTGCGGAGTTTAATCGGCAATTGGAAGCTAAAGGAATCATTGTTAAGCGTGGTGCCATTATTGATGCCGGCATTACGAATTCTCCCCGCCGCCCCCACGGACGTAAGAGCTATGAGGTCGTTGAGGATAGAAAAGAGGATGAGAACATAGAGGCTTCTGAGAAAGCCATGCTCAAAGAAGTTGTCAGGCCTAACGTAGATACAGAAGCCCGTTGGGTAAAGAAGATGGGAAAGCTCCACTTCGGTTACAAGCGTCACACGGTAACGGATGAAAACGGAATGGTGCTTGCCGAGGAAACGACAGCTGCCAATGAAAGTTATATGAAACACTTAGAAACACCTCTGAAGAAAGCCAAGCTACCACGGAAAGCACTTGTTTATGCCGATAAAGGATATGACTCGATGGAGAACAAAGAAACCCTCAAACGTATGAAACTTAAATGCCGTATCATGCATAAGGGAACAAGAGGACATGAAATTACTGAAAGGCAGCAGCGTATCAACGTTGCGAGAAGTAAGATACGCTACAAAGTAGAACGTTCCTTTGGTTCTATGCATAGATGGTTTGGTGCTGGAATAGCAAGATACGTCGGACTTTCAAAAACACATGCGCAGCATATTATGGAATCCATTGCCTACAACTTATACCGAACGCCTGGGATTATTGTGTCAAATTCTATCAGATAA
- a CDS encoding penicillin-binding protein, which yields MSKFNYKKVIPRYKAFVWVMVLLSISVLLKAMYIMTAQHGYWMQVADRVKRDSVPVKPTRGNILSSDGRLMASSLPEYKLYVDFKAIKDAKNDSLWNVKLDSISKGLNQIFPSKSAQEFKTYLQEGYKKESRHWPIWPSRVNYNVFTDVKALPIFRLAQYKGGFHFEEFNARQRPYGSLAGRTIGEMYGAKDTARFGLELSYDSILRGTDGINHRRKVLNKFLDIPVKAPVDGLDIVTTIDVGIQDLAERSVINELKEINGNVGVAIVMEVKTGDIKAIVNMERCGDGQYRERKNHAVSDLLEPGSVFKVASMLVALDEGHVDTSYVVETGGGVWPMYGREMKDHNWRRGGYGTLTFTKSLMVSSNIGVSRIIDKFYHDEPERFVKGIYRTGIADNLHIPLLGASSARIRMPKKAPNGQWLNWSNTALPWMSIGYETQIPPISTLTFYNAIANGGKMMQPRFVKQVVKNGEVLQEFDPIVLREQIAKPQSIKKMQEVLEYVVHYGLGKKAGSKSFKVAGKTGTAQMSKGVAGYKSGMMDYLLSFAGFFPADNPRYSCIVCIQKSGLPASGGGMCGPVFHQISEGIMAQNIKLDIKDARDSSSIFIPEVKIGNVLSSTYVLDKLGIKIQSPWFNVPTNSKPVWGKAQPTSQTALRLERVKQFGSAFVPDVMGMGARDAVYLLESRGVRTRIIGRGKVVKQSLAAGHRIVKGSLCELTLE from the coding sequence ATGAGCAAGTTTAATTATAAAAAAGTAATTCCCCGATATAAAGCTTTTGTGTGGGTTATGGTGCTGTTGAGCATTAGTGTACTTTTGAAAGCAATGTATATTATGACTGCTCAGCATGGATATTGGATGCAAGTGGCTGATCGTGTGAAACGAGATAGCGTGCCAGTGAAACCCACAAGAGGTAATATTTTAAGTAGTGATGGGCGTTTAATGGCAAGTTCTTTGCCCGAATATAAGCTATATGTCGACTTCAAAGCAATAAAAGATGCAAAAAATGACTCACTATGGAATGTAAAGCTCGACTCTATCTCAAAGGGATTGAATCAGATCTTCCCCTCAAAATCAGCACAAGAATTTAAGACTTATCTTCAAGAAGGATATAAAAAGGAAAGTCGTCACTGGCCTATTTGGCCCTCAAGGGTAAACTATAACGTGTTTACCGACGTGAAAGCATTACCCATTTTCCGCTTAGCTCAATATAAAGGAGGCTTTCATTTTGAAGAATTTAATGCTCGTCAGCGTCCTTATGGCTCGTTAGCAGGTCGTACAATAGGCGAGATGTATGGTGCAAAAGATACAGCTCGCTTTGGTTTAGAATTGTCTTATGATTCCATTCTGCGTGGAACTGATGGAATAAATCACCGTAGAAAGGTGCTTAATAAATTCTTAGACATTCCTGTAAAGGCTCCTGTTGACGGCTTAGACATCGTTACTACAATCGATGTTGGTATTCAAGACTTAGCCGAACGCTCTGTTATTAACGAGCTAAAGGAAATTAATGGAAACGTAGGAGTTGCCATTGTGATGGAGGTTAAGACTGGAGATATCAAGGCAATAGTGAATATGGAGCGTTGTGGTGATGGTCAATATCGAGAAAGAAAGAATCATGCTGTGAGCGATTTGCTTGAACCTGGATCGGTATTTAAGGTTGCTTCGATGCTAGTTGCATTGGATGAAGGACATGTTGACACCTCTTATGTGGTTGAAACAGGCGGAGGTGTGTGGCCAATGTATGGTAGAGAGATGAAAGATCACAACTGGAGACGTGGTGGTTACGGCACACTTACTTTCACAAAGTCGCTAATGGTGAGCTCAAATATTGGTGTTAGTCGTATAATAGATAAGTTTTATCATGATGAACCCGAGCGTTTTGTGAAAGGAATATATAGAACTGGTATTGCAGACAACTTGCACATCCCTCTCTTAGGCGCATCTTCTGCTCGTATAAGAATGCCTAAAAAGGCTCCAAATGGGCAGTGGTTGAACTGGAGTAACACTGCATTGCCATGGATGAGTATTGGTTATGAAACACAGATACCACCTATTTCAACCTTAACTTTTTACAATGCGATAGCCAATGGCGGTAAGATGATGCAACCAAGGTTTGTTAAACAGGTAGTAAAGAATGGTGAAGTGCTTCAGGAGTTTGACCCAATAGTGTTGCGAGAGCAAATTGCAAAGCCTCAAAGTATTAAGAAAATGCAAGAGGTTTTGGAGTATGTGGTGCACTATGGATTAGGAAAAAAGGCAGGATCTAAATCCTTTAAGGTTGCAGGAAAGACGGGAACGGCTCAAATGTCCAAAGGAGTTGCGGGCTATAAGTCTGGAATGATGGATTATTTATTAAGTTTTGCAGGCTTTTTCCCAGCCGATAACCCACGTTATAGTTGCATTGTTTGTATTCAAAAGTCTGGTCTTCCTGCCTCAGGAGGTGGTATGTGTGGTCCTGTTTTCCATCAAATTTCAGAAGGAATAATGGCTCAAAACATCAAATTAGACATTAAAGATGCTCGTGACTCATCATCTATATTTATTCCAGAAGTGAAGATTGGCAACGTATTGTCAAGCACATACGTTTTAGATAAGTTAGGCATTAAGATACAATCGCCATGGTTCAATGTGCCAACCAATAGCAAACCCGTATGGGGAAAGGCGCAACCAACCAGTCAAACAGCCCTTCGTTTAGAGCGAGTAAAGCAGTTTGGCAGTGCATTTGTGCCCGATGTGATGGGTATGGGCGCACGAGATGCCGTGTATTTGTTAGAGAGTAGAGGCGTGAGAACACGCATCATAGGACGAGGAAAGGTAGTGAAACAGAGTTTAGCTGCAGGACATCGCATTGTGAAAGGTTCTCTTTGCGAACTCACTTTAGAATAA